CAGGTGATTCAGTATATGAGGTCTGTCGACTTTGTGACCACAAAATCCAGTGGTCAAGCAACCTCAAGACCCTGCAGCTACGGACCCAGGGTCTGAGGGGAGAGGCCATGATTGAGGATTCAGGGGGTTCAGAGGCTGCTGGGTGGGGGACCCTCACCTACAGCGGCTGGAGGGTGGCTCTCTTGCCGCTTGAAGCAGCACCCGACTTCCTTTGGTACTCATTGGTGAGTCCTCCGAAGCGTGGACCAATGAAAACCCTCCTCGTGTCTCCGGCCCCCTCCCAGCCGCTCCAGAGCTGAGGGAGGGCCTCCTCCATGCCAACCAAATGGTAGGGCAGGAGGAGCGCTGTGCAGGCCCGCGACTGGCTGCCGCGTAGGGCTCTGTCAAACTCGATTGGCCAGCGGCGGAGACGGAAGCGGCAGGCTCGAGGGCCGGAGCTGGCGGAGCCCGGCTGGGGCGATGTGGATCGCGGTTCGCGGTGGAGCTGCGGGAGCAGTGCTGCTGGGGCTATTGCTGGCGCTCTTTGTGCCAGGCAGCGGTGCCGCCAAGACTGGCGCGGGGCTCGTGACCTGCGGGTCGGTGCTGAAGCTGTTCAACACGCAGCACAGGGTGCGGTTGCACTCGCACGACATCAAATACGGATCTGGTGCGCGGGGACCGGGATTGGGGCATCGctagggggcggggcctggggctGGGAGTTTGAATGCTTGGTGATTGTGGGGTCTGCGGGCCAGGGTTCTGGGGTTATCTGGCTGAGGTTAGTGGGGGCCCGAAGGGGACAAAGACCTGCGGTTGGAGGGGGTCGTCGGGATATCGGGGGCGAGGAGGGTCGTCTGGAAGATGAGGGCCAAAGGACTGGGAGTTGGGGACCAGGGGTGGTGGCTGGAGATGTGCCATTGGGGTCCCAGGGTTCAGGTTGTCCGGGAACATTTATGGTGTTTGGGTCGAAGGTCTCGAGTTCCTGGATTGACCGCGaccccgggggtggggtggggtatcTCCGTCAGGCAGTGGCCAACAGTCGGTGACTGGCGTGGAGGCGTCTGACGACGCCAATAGCTACTGGCGGATCCGCAGCGGTTCGGAGGGCGGGTGCCCACGCGGGTCTCCAGTGCGATGCGGGCAGGCTGTGAGGCTGACGCACGTGCTCACTGGCAAGAACCTTCACACCCACCACTTCCCGTCGCCGCTGTCAAATAACCAGGTGAGCTACCTCCCCCAGCTCCAGGAGAAggccctggtgtgtgtgtgtgagggtctGGGGATAGAACCTACTCTTCCTCTCACCTGCTCTCAGCGTCggctttctctgtaaaataggaattatCAATTCAGAAATGTTTACTGAGCGCCCCCTCTGGAGGGTCACTCACAGGTCACTCTGCCAGGGTCTCATTCTCAGCCCAGGGGAAAGATGGACAAAGAATGATGATCTGATCCTGCTAGATAGCTAGCTCCACTCATGGGGGCGATTTGGACCCAGGAGGGACATCCACATTGCCTTTGGGGTGGGAAACAGGCAAGGGAGGAGGAACTCAGGCTAAGTGTGGAGGATAAGTAGGGTCCTTTTAGGCCACAGAGAGAAGAGCATCTTTCAAGGCCTGGGTAAGAGCTTGTGCATGGAGTTTACTGGAACTGAAtaggaaatggggggggggaggttagggagggagtgggggtggaacGGAGGGTGCTTTTCGAGGGTTGTCAGAAGAAAAAGAGTAAGCTAGAGACCTTCATTGTCAGTCTGAGGGGTTGGACTTTATATTGAGAGTcagaggggttggggaggtggTTAAGGATAGAGAAGGAGGCCTTGGCTCTATGGGGGCCAATGGTCACCACCCAGCCAGGTGGAGTGGGGTTTGCATGTGTTTGAAGAGCCTGTGTTGGGGAGGCCCctctgggtgctgaggctggGGTTATGTTGTCCCATTTTGTAACTGTGGAACCTGAGGGCCAGTGCCCTAGTGGGAGTGCTGCTGCCAGGCAGGTGACCACAGGGGACTCAGTATGCCCTCTGTGGTAACTACTGTTCCTCCATCCCCTGTACCCATAGGAGGTGAGCGCCTTTGGGGAAGACGGTGAGGGTGATGACCTTGACCTGTGGACAGTACGCTGCTCAGGGCAGCACTGGGAGCGGGAAGCCACTGTGCGCTTCCAGCACATGGGCACCTCTGTGTTCCTGTCAGTCACCGGTGAGCAGTATGGGAGCCCCATCCGTGGGCAGCATGAGGTACACGGCATGCCCAGTGCCAATACACACAATACCTGGAAGGCCATGGAAGGCATTTTCATCAAACCCAGTGTGGATCCCTCTGCAGGTCATGATGAACTCTGAGTGTCTTGGATGGGCAGACAGAGGGTAGCAGTGTGGGGTGTCTGCAGGGCCACTGGTGGAGACTTCAGGTTTGTAGGGGTTCTCAAGTGCCTTTGTTAATTAAAGAATGCTGGTCTGTGATTGTTTTGGAGTGAGCCTGGAGGTGACTAAGAGGTGCCAACTCTCTCTGGCCCAATTCATCATCTCTTTCTCAGTGCAAAACTGCTGTCTCCCACACAGCCAAACAATTGAACCTGTCCAAACCTTTTTGATGTTTTTCCATGCATTCCAACACTGCTCTGTTACCCTTAGGTGGTCTAATGGCAAGTGATACTGGTTCTCTAACCCTTGAGCTTCATGAACCTTCTTGttaagggctggggctggggccaggGCTTCAGAAGGATGAATGGGAGGCCAGCTCTTTTCGGCAGGGTGACACACAAGCTCTCCAGAACACCTCATCTCTTGGCATGAGGCCTCCCATTCTCCTAGCACCTTTCCCCTAGCAGTTGTGAAAATCTTGACActttataaaaattgattttagagaggaagggagatcaagtgtgagagagaaacattgatttgttgttctacttatttatgcattcattggatgatttttttttttttctgatttttttttttaaagattttatttactcattaaagagaggagagagagagagagagagagaaagagagagaagggggaaggagctggaagcatcaattcccatatgtgccttgaccaggcaagcccagggttttgaaccggtgacctcagcatttccaggtcgacgctttatccactgcgccaccacaggtcaggcccattggaTGATTCTTgtttgtaccctgaccagggatcaaacttgcaatgTTAGTGTatcggggcaatgctctaaccaactgagctacccagccagggctcttgacACTTGTTTTTGAGCAAGCACCAGGCCAGGACTCTGACATTAGCTGGAAATTAGCATCACAGGCTCCCTCACTCTTGGTGAGAATGGTACCACATGCATCCCAGCCTGTTTAGGCATGTAGCATCTCAGGCCCCAACTACGACTTTCCAAGGTCTTCAGGAGAGGGTCCTAAAGAGAtaacaaaacttaaaaagataTCGTAAGGTAAGGTAACTTCAAAGAACTGCTACCTGCAGAGATCTGAGAAGGCTTTCTGGAATAAgagacacaatttttttttttttttgtatttttccgaaatggggagagacagtcatacagactcccgcatgcgcccgaccgggatccacctggcacgcccacctagggcaaagctctgcccaccagggggcgacgctctgcccctccagggtgccgctccgccacgaccagagccactctagcgcctggggcagaggccacagagccatccccagcgcccgggccatctccgctccaatggagccctggctgcgggaggggaagagagagacagagaggaagggggggaggtggagaagcaaatgggcgcctctcctatgtgccctggccaggaatggaacccgggtcccccgcacgccaggccgacgctctaccactgagccaaccagccagggccaagagacacAATTTTGTCAGGCAAAGAAATACAGCTTAAAGGCAGGAAAATCAAATAGGAGGGCACTAATAAAGGAAGGTAACAGTGAGCTCTGCTAGTTTGTGAATGACCTCTGGAGGTTGTGGCAGAGATTACAGGCTTCCTACACTTGCTAAACTCCACCCAGTTAGGGCTGTGTGTAGAGTAGGGGCTTAATTAAGGTTGCCTCTGGGGGAGAAGAGTACCATTCTCCTGAATGAGAG
The DNA window shown above is from Saccopteryx bilineata isolate mSacBil1 chromosome 2, mSacBil1_pri_phased_curated, whole genome shotgun sequence and carries:
- the SDF2L1 gene encoding stromal cell-derived factor 2-like protein 1; translated protein: MWIAVRGGAAGAVLLGLLLALFVPGSGAAKTGAGLVTCGSVLKLFNTQHRVRLHSHDIKYGSGSGQQSVTGVEASDDANSYWRIRSGSEGGCPRGSPVRCGQAVRLTHVLTGKNLHTHHFPSPLSNNQEVSAFGEDGEGDDLDLWTVRCSGQHWEREATVRFQHMGTSVFLSVTGEQYGSPIRGQHEVHGMPSANTHNTWKAMEGIFIKPSVDPSAGHDEL